aattttaaaattatatatttaatcataatttaattattattatcactcattttataatattaaaaaaacaaatatgcaaaataaacaaaaatgctTTAGTTAATATTTCGGGCAAGGCGCAAACGTTATTGTCTATGGTATGGgtattgaaaacttatctaatTGCATAGTTAACAGAAAATTAATTACGTAATTAATACGTAATGGAAAATTAATAAACTTCTTTCTAATGCTAATTAAAAACTTTCAAGCTTCCATTAAAAGTCTTTCTTTAATATTCACAACTGGAATTTGATaacaactttaaaatttttaagctGATTCATTTCTTTTATCCTTtacttgaaataaaattttttataaaaatttaatttaattaatttttttaaataaaaaaatttaaaattttttaacttgaaaaacttttattatgaaagaaaataaataataaataattttataaaaatttatttgaattgaaCAGGAGCTTCCCACCAACACTGGCTTTGGCTACATTTTCTTATCTGCCTAAATTCTTTTCCTTGCTTCTTTTCAGCTTTCCATTGATTAAGAATGCGAGTCAATTATGCATTAAGCTCACAAACTTTAGCATTTCGATGAGATTCGATAAGTTGATGAGCACTTCAGGATGGTTTTCCGGTAAGAAATCTCTCTAGGATAGATTCAATCTCAGAATGACCAAATGAAAATGCCTTATTAGGTGGGGAGAAAGACTATTACTCCAATTTCAACTGGGGGTGagcaattaagaaaaataattttttttattaactttataaTTAAACCATTTTAAATACTTCAAtttgtattaaatattaaaaaatattttaaatatttacataaaaaaatatttaataaaagattattttaaaatagaataaaattaaatagattacaataatcaatttatatatattattatagtataaaaattaattttagaataattaaaaaaataaaaaaatcataaaactaaaaaatattacttacCCGTGATTAATTGGAGGAAGATATTTTTttcatcttataatttttttattttatttttcataaatgaaaaatatttttttataaattttttaattatataacattaaaaaatattttaataatcaataaaaaattattttaaaaataatataaaattaaataaaattataatagtaaatttttatattaattatatataaaaaataataattttaaaataattaataaaaatagataaaaattatgggatagaaaaaataatatctatgtttataaaattgaagtgtaatattttaaactattgctttaaaaaaaagtattttgcACTATTATAACGCAAACTTaggtatatttttttatataaatagcaaatcataaattttcttaaaaaaatttattatttaattcatttattataaaaaaattattgatggtgttttaattttaaaaattatattaaaatatttttaaaattttttaaaaaatattatttaatttttttattaattttattcataatatcttttttaaaaaatattatctgatttattaattttataaaaatattcattaattaattattatattaaaacattttaaaattttataatatttaactattaaaattaacataacaataaatataaaatttttaaaaatttagacattttaatataatttttaaaattgagaaatttctcaaataattttccctttttttcctataaaaaaaaaagggcctTAGGGTGGGACTAGGGTGCAGCTGTAAGCTAATTATTAGTTAAAACGCAGGAGCTTCTTCTTCATCTCCTCGTTGTGAGCAGTCATTATCGATTTTGCTAGGGTTTTTGATTGCCGCCTGCCGATACCAGACTGTCGCCGCTTTTCGTTTTGGATTTCCTTCTCCCCTTGTATTACATTGTCATTGGTGTTTCCTTGTAATTATTTTCCGGCAAGAAAAGAGGAGATTTTGGCTTAAATGGGAGGCAAGAAAAGGAGTTCTGGTTCTGTAGAGGAAGTAGAAAATTTGGTAGATTCTAACACCGAGAACGTTGCTTCTAATCCTCTTAAGAAGAAATTGAAGAAAGGTAagaaaaaagatgaagaacgaGCACATGGGGATGCTCCTGCCGTTTCTAGTTCAGTAAAACCCATGGAAAGAAGGAAGGAAAGGAAGGCTTTGGACAAAGAAAGGCACCGCCTTGCTTTAGAAAATCaagaaccaaaacctaaacGAATGGAAGTAGATAGTGAAGTTAATGAAACTGGGGGCCAGATGGTTGGTTCATCCGCTGGTGGTTTGCCTGAGTTCCATATTGGTGTTTTCAAGGACTTGGCGTCAGCAGATGTTTCTGTAAGAGAAGCTGCTGTGGAGAGATTGGTGACAGAATTACAGGCCGTTCAGAATGCATATGAGATGGTTGAGAATAAAGGATTGATTGAAGGTGGATTGAAATTGGAAGCTGAAAAGGATGATGGGCTGAATAATTGTGCACCTTCTTTAAGATATGCTGTGCGTAGGCTTATTCGTGGTGCTTCATCATCAAGGGAGGTATGGTTGGTTGAATTGCATagtttctatttatttaaatcacGCTATGCATGTTTACACCATTTAAGTTAGGATTAAggttttgatatatatatatgatgccAATGTACAATTTGAATGTTTCTTTATGTCTGAAATTCCACTATGGGAGCATGAGATCTGTATTGGAGTTCAAACAAATTGTCTGCCTTGGTAATTGACCCTCGACTGAGAATAGTTCGTTGATATTCTCTTGTCTGGTATTGAATGAAACTTGTCTTCTTGCTCTGAGTTTTGTGTTGCATAGAAAATTTTACAAGTTGCGTGTTGTTATAACATTCTTCATGCATTCAGTGATAATACTGTTGTTATCATTTTTTGTATTTGCATTTATAAGACATTTCACACATTTATAAATTCACCTGTGACCGCTGTTCTTAAATTAAATAAGTTGTGTCCCCTCATTCTCATTTTCCATGGTATCAATATTAAACTTCCTCATGTAAATTCTTTAACAGGATACAAGTTATCACATATGCAAAATGATTACTTCTGTTCTTTTATAGATTATTCATGAGTTATCTACTCTTAACTGAAATTGGGGCTTATCCAGCTTCAAGAGAGTTGGGTAATTTACTCTGCTATATTTGTTACAATAGCAATAAACTCGCATGGGCTGTATAAGAAGTATGGTCATCGGCTGATTTTTTTGTAATGCATATTCTGGCTTCGcctttccagtgtgcaagacaAGGATTTGCATTAGGTTTGACTGTGTTAGTTGGCACAATTTCTACCATCAAACTGGACTCATTACTGAAGCTAATAGTTGATTTGTTGGAAGTTTCTTCATCAATGAAGGGTCAGGTGAGCAAGAACCATGTTTGTATTTGCTAGACTGTTAGCTCGCTATCTGCACCACTAGAAGTTCCTTAAGCCACTTCCTATACATTGCAGGAAATAAGGGATTGTCTTTTAGGTCGTTTGTTTGCTTACGGTGCACTTGCCCGATCGCGAAGAATGACCCAAGAGTTGACGTATGATAAAAGCATATCACTGAACATGAACTCATTCATCAAGGAATTCATCAGTGCTCTTCTCTCCCTTGCATCAAAGAAGCGCTATTTGCAGGAGCCTGCTGTTGAAATTCTTTTAGATTTGGTTGAGAAGGTATGTATTCTGGTGAATGAAAAATATTGCTTCTACATTCAtgcaaaactgtttttatttgtTGATATGTTAGTATATCTGATTTGTGCTTCATAATGCAGCATATATCTCTGAACATGAACTCGTTTTTACTAGAACATTTTTTTTTGGCTAAATCAGCTTTACACATTATGTCAATACTTTCTCATTGAAAGTAGCAAATGGTTGCAGTGGAACTTAAGGTTTTATTACATTGTCAAACTGATGTTCTCCAATTATGTTGGGAGGATGTGCTGAAACTGCTGATGTTATCTTATGTCTTTAGTTTGCAGAACACATTTGATGCTCATCTTGTTTTCGTTTTCTAGACTGTTAACAGTAGTAACACCTACCAAAATTTCATGAACTCTTGAATTATCCATGTTCAATGAAATATGAAAGCAggataaagtatttttaaaaatattaaatatcttGGCTTAGTTGTAATATGGACAGCATCCTTCTAGAATTGAGCTCTgtgtaaagttttttttttttacctcagAAACAtactttttttttgttcttaaCTATATTAGTGTTATTTTGGCCTATATTACCTTGTTGGGATTTTTGTACGTTGAACCTCATCTTGCTCAACTTCTTTTGCTCCTCTCATTGCTCTTTTTATGCCTTGAACCTGATTATCTTATCAGGAATTCAGTGGACACTGCATTGTTCAACATTGCCAAATTTATTTTCAATGTTTTATGCTAATATATCAGGCATCTGTTTGTGTGATCAACATACTGCTTACAATAATCCTAGAGCTTTTGGTATATGTTCATGCTAATGTTTCTAGGCACTAgataaactaatttttttaggTAAATAAAATCagtccttttttattttttttcactatGTTAAGTTCCTTTTCATCTTCATTAAGAACATGATATACAACCATTATCAAGATTGAAACTTTGTCCAAAGACCAAGAAAGTAACAATTTAAGAACCTTTGTTCTTTTAAGTTGCACTgttctttttcccttttccaCTCTTCATTATGCATGCACTGCTTCAAAGTTGTTTGGAGTTTCTTTTGCTTCAATTATTTCTCAAATTTGTCTGCATTGTGCATATGATAAGGAGATTCGTTCATTTTTGTTTGATCCTTTCTACTGATACGTTTTGATTGCAGTTGCCAACTGATGTATTGCTGAACCACATACTTGAGACTCCTGGTCTTCGTGAGTGGTTTGAGGGAGCTACAGATGTTGGAAATCCTGATGCGCTGCTTTTAGCCTTGAAAATTCGGGATAAAATTTCTGTTGATAGCATGATATTTGGCAATATTTTGCCATATCCATTTAGCCCTGGCAGACTTTTTGCATCAGACCATTTGTCCTCACTTGTTAACTGTTTGAAGGTGATTGTTAAACACATATCTgtgcaataaaattaatatgtcGAAGAAGTAGATGACTTGCTGAAAATATTTCTGTTTATGGAAAATGGCAGGAATCAACTTTCTGTCAACCTCGAGTTCACAGTGTGTGGCCTGTCCTGGTAAATATTCTTTTACCTGATGCTGTTTTGCAAGCTGAAGATTTGGTGTCAGCTTCTAATTCTCTTAAGAAGCATAAAAAGGGTCGCAAGGCTAGCTCTTCTGAAGAAGAAACTTCAAAGAACATTGAGAATTTTTTTGAGGTTATCATTGAGGGATCACTTCTTCTTTCATCTCATGATCGTAAGCACTTAGCATTTGatattctgcttcttctccttccaagACTACCTGCATCTTTTGTTCCGATAGTTCTATCTTACAAATTTGTTCAGTGCCTGATGGATATACTTTCAACAAAAGACTCCTGGCTGTATAAAGTAGCAGAGCATTTTCTTAAAGAATTGTTAGATTGGGTTGGAAATGATGATGTCAGAAGGGTTGCTGTGATAGTGGCTTTACAAAAACATAGCAATGGGAAATTTGATAACATTACAAGAACAAAAACAGTTAAAACTTTAATGGCCGAGTTCGTGACAGAAGCAGGTTGTATGCTGCTTATTCAGAATTTAATGAACATGTTTGTGGATGAAGGTCACACTTCAGAGGAACCTTCAGATCAGAGCCAGACAACTGATGACAACTCAGAGATAGGTTCCATAGAAGATAAGGATTCAGCTAGTGCAATGGGAAATTCTGATTTTTTGAAAATCTGGGTAGTGGAGTCCCTCCCAAGTATTTTGAAATGTTTGAAGCTGGATCCTGAAGCAAAGTTTCGGGTGCAAAAGGAAATTTTGAAGTTTCTAACTGTGCAAGGTCTGTTCTCTGCATCTCTTGGATCTGAAGTTACATCTTTTGAATTACAGGAGAAATTTAGGTGGCCCAAAGTAGCCGCCTCAAGTGCCACTTGCAAGATGTGTATTGAGCAGATCCAACTTTTACTGGCAAGTGCTCAGAAGACAGAGGGTTCACATTCTTTGGCAAATGGCCTTGAACCCAATGATCTTGGGTCTTACTTCATGCGATTCCTTAGCACATTACGCAACATTCCTTCTGTTTCTCTATTTCGACCTTTGAGTAATGAGGATGAAAAGGCATTTGAAAGCTTGCAAGAAATGGAAACAAGGTTGTCCAAAAAGGTATATTTTCTATCATCTTGCTTGCCTTTGGCAATGCTAATAGTTCAAAATGTTGCATGTTGTAAATGTATAATCTAACTACATGGCAGACCTCGTGGTGAATCTAAGTAAATCTCAAATTTGTTTATGGTATATTTATCCATTCTTTCTCATCACATATGTATTGAGGTTGCTAAGATTCAATGATTTGGCAAGTATTCTTCCACCTTAATGTGAGAATGTCTTAAAGCCAATGTTTACATGTGTTCTTTTGTGTGGACTTTGCCTTTATTGGTGAGTCCTAAACCAATAGCTATTTTTTACGTTTGTGAAGTTATGGGTGCTTGAAAGCTGGTTCTTTTATGCTTAATCTTGCATTCTTCCATTTGACTCCTCCATAAATGTGATGTGTTTTGTGTTATATCACCCATTTTCTTTTCTCAAAATCTCTCATCTGTCACTTCATATGTTATTTAACATCGCTGGTGAATTCTCAGTTCTAACATATCATAGTGCTGCCAGGAAAGGAATTGTGGGCCTAGTACAGATGCCAATAGATTACATGCATTGAAGTATTTACTGATCCAGTTGCTGCTCCAAGTGCTCCTTCGACCAGGAGATTTCTCTGAAGCTGTGTCTGAAATTATTATCTGCTGTAAGAAAGCTTTTACAGCTTCTGATCTGCTTGACTCAGGAGAAGATGATTTTGAAAGTGATGGGAGTCCTGAGTTAATGGATGTTCTCGTGGATACATTGCTCTCGTTGTTGCCACAGTCTTCAGCTTCTGTGCGATCTGCCATTGAACAGGTGCCAATTATAGCAAGTTTAGTTTCTGTCTTGTATGCGAGAGTTGTTCCCTGGTAAAATTGGCTACATATTTGTGCACTTCTATGGTGTGCAGTTTGTTATTTGTAACTATGATGCCCTAATTAGGTTGAGTTCTTGATTAATCATATTTTCCTCAATGTTAATAGGCTGTATCTTAATGACAGTGCTATTGCAAAGTTCAGCACTGTAACTAACTGTTTGAAGTAGGTAATTGGAGTACTGCTGAGTTCTTATTTCATTCTTGGCAG
This region of Manihot esculenta cultivar AM560-2 chromosome 10, M.esculenta_v8, whole genome shotgun sequence genomic DNA includes:
- the LOC110624423 gene encoding rDNA transcriptional regulator pol5; its protein translation is MGGKKRSSGSVEEVENLVDSNTENVASNPLKKKLKKGKKKDEERAHGDAPAVSSSVKPMERRKERKALDKERHRLALENQEPKPKRMEVDSEVNETGGQMVGSSAGGLPEFHIGVFKDLASADVSVREAAVERLVTELQAVQNAYEMVENKGLIEGGLKLEAEKDDGLNNCAPSLRYAVRRLIRGASSSRECARQGFALGLTVLVGTISTIKLDSLLKLIVDLLEVSSSMKGQEIRDCLLGRLFAYGALARSRRMTQELTYDKSISLNMNSFIKEFISALLSLASKKRYLQEPAVEILLDLVEKLPTDVLLNHILETPGLREWFEGATDVGNPDALLLALKIRDKISVDSMIFGNILPYPFSPGRLFASDHLSSLVNCLKESTFCQPRVHSVWPVLVNILLPDAVLQAEDLVSASNSLKKHKKGRKASSSEEETSKNIENFFEVIIEGSLLLSSHDRKHLAFDILLLLLPRLPASFVPIVLSYKFVQCLMDILSTKDSWLYKVAEHFLKELLDWVGNDDVRRVAVIVALQKHSNGKFDNITRTKTVKTLMAEFVTEAGCMLLIQNLMNMFVDEGHTSEEPSDQSQTTDDNSEIGSIEDKDSASAMGNSDFLKIWVVESLPSILKCLKLDPEAKFRVQKEILKFLTVQGLFSASLGSEVTSFELQEKFRWPKVAASSATCKMCIEQIQLLLASAQKTEGSHSLANGLEPNDLGSYFMRFLSTLRNIPSVSLFRPLSNEDEKAFESLQEMETRLSKKERNCGPSTDANRLHALKYLLIQLLLQVLLRPGDFSEAVSEIIICCKKAFTASDLLDSGEDDFESDGSPELMDVLVDTLLSLLPQSSASVRSAIEQVFKYFCDDLTNDGLLQMLRVIKKDLKPARHQEPDSEEDDEDFLGIEEDEIDEAETGETGEIEEQTYDSEAVVEAEEGVMESPEDSDDSDGGMDDDAMFRMDTYLAQIFKERKNQAGGETAQSQLVLFKLRVLSLLEIYLHENPGKPQVLTVYSNLASALVKPHTTEISEQLGQRIWGIIQKKIFKAKDFPKGEDLQLSTLESLLEKNLKLASKPFKKKKSAVPSKKKQSASWKRHKMIVSLAQNSTYWILKILDARKFSDSELQRVLDIFKEVLVGYFDSKKSQIKSEFLKEIFRRRPWIGHHLFGFLLEKCGSAKSEFRRVDALDLVMEILKSMVSSGTDESSRNASKKILKNHLQKLSHLVKELVLNMPENKSRRAEVRKFCGKIFQIVSLHDMTKSFLKDLAPETQAACESQLGELFHNLKKAKDTTKN